The genomic region GCGGCGCATTGGGAGGATCGGCCGTTTACGCCTATCTTAAAGCGTTTGACGTCAGCAGCAAATCGATCGTCGTCACCTCCGGGATGCATCTGTCTTACTGGCTATATCCACAGAGCAGCGCCACGTCGGGTCTGGTGTCTGGAAACAACAGCGCCCATGTTGCGGTAGACCTGGTGTTTACCGATAACTCCACCTTGCGCGACAGCGGCCTGAACGATCAGCGCGGCGTCCGCCTCCACCCCAATGCGCAAAGCGGGTCGCTGGCGCTGGATACTTGGAACTACGTCTCCGTCGATTTGACTCCGCTGGCGGGGAAGGCGGTCAATCGCATCGACTTCGGCTATGACAACCCAAACAGCACCGGCGGGTATCGTGGTTACATAGACGACATCGCCTTCACAACGACCCACTGAACTCGTAATTTCCAGAGCCAATTCACCTGCGCAAACCCCGTTGGCCCGTACCGCCGACGGGGTTTCGTTTTTCCACGGTCTGAAGAAGCGTGGATCTCTCCAGCGCGGGAAAGTCAATTTGTGTGGTAAGATCATGCAGTTGTGATTGCGCCGGCGTTCTCCGCCATTCGCTCCCCCGGTAACAAATCCGCGCGTTGGGTGTTATAATAGAGAACGTTGAGGAAAGACGAATTGTAATGGCTAAGAAATTAATTATCGTTGAGTCCCCCGCGAAGACAAAGACGCTCAAGGGGTTTCTCGGCGCCGACTATCAGGTTGAGGCGAGCATGGGACACGTGCGCGACCTCCCAGAGAAAAAGCTGTCGATCGATATCGAGAACGACTTTGCGCCGACTTATGTGATCATTCCAGAACGCAAGGACGTTGTCGCGAAACTGAAGGCCGCTGCTAAGGGAGCCGATGAAGTCTACCTGGCGAGCGACCCTGACCGCGAAGGCGAAGCCATCTCCTGGCACCTCAAGGAGGCGCTCGGACTGAAGGAGCCCAAGCGGATCCAGTTCAACGAGATCACCAAGACGGCGGTTCTCGCGGCGCTGCAAAACTATCGCACGATCGATATGGACCGTGTCAACGCCCAGCAGGCGCGGCGCGAACTGGACCGGATCGTCGGCTACAAGATCAGCCCGCTGCTCTGGCGTAAGGTCAAGAAGGGCCTGAGCGCCGGCCGCGTGCAGTCCGTCGCCGTTCGTTTGATCACGGACCGTGAGCGCGAGATCCTGGCGTTCAACCCGGTCGAGTACTGGACGATCGGCGCAACGCTGACGCCCGATACGGTGAAGAACAAGTTCGACGCCAATCTGACTGAGCGCGATAACAAGAAGATCGAGATCCCGGATCAGGCGACGAGCGATAAGATTTTGTCGGACCTCGACGGCGCGGAGTACCGTGTCAAGAAGGTTAAGAAAAGCGAAAAGCGACGCAACCCGTCGGCTCCGTTCATCACCAGTACGCTCCAGCAGGAAGCCTCGCGGAAGCTCGGCTTCTCGGCCAAACGGACGATGATGGTGGCGCAGCAGCTTTACGAAGGTTTGGATGTCGCAGGCGAAGGCCATGTGGGTTTGATCACCTACATGCGCACCGACTCCACGCGGATCGCCGACGAGGCTCAGCAATCGGCGCGCGCCTATATCGTCACGGAGTACGGCGCGGCCTACGCTCCGGCGCAGACCAAACAATATAAGAAGGGCGGCGCGGCGCAGGACGCGCACGAAGCCATTCGCCCGACGAGCATCGAGCGCGTGCCCGATCAGATCGCCAAGCTCTTGACCGCCGAACAGGCCAAGCTCTACAAGCTCATCTGGCAGCGTTTCCTGGCGTCCCAGATGGCGCCCGCTGTGTTCGATGTCGTCACCGTGGACATCTCCGCGCGCAACTATACATTCCGCGCCACGGGATCGACCGTCAAGTTCGACGGCTTCCTGCGCGTCTATCGTGAGGGCAAGGACGACCCGAATCAGGTGGATGATGAGGACAAGCAGCCGCTGCCGGCCCTGTCCGACGATCAGTTGCTGAAGCTGCTCCAAATCCTGCCCAAGCAGCACTTCACCGAGCCGCCGCCGCGTTATACGGAAGCAACGCTCGTGAAGGCGCTTGAGGAAAAGGGCATCGGACGCCCGAGCACCTACGCCGCGATTATGTCGACGATCATCGACCGGAAATACGTCGAGCTGGAGCAGAAGAAATTCAAGCCGACCGAGCTGGGAACAACGGTCAACGATCTGCTCGTGAAGCACTTCCCGAGCGTATTGGATATCGCATTCACCGCCGAAATGGAGACCAAGCTCGACGACGTGGCCGATGGCAAGGAAGACTGGGTCGCGATGATGCGGTCCTTCTACGGTCCTTTCGCGGAAAGCCTGGAAAAGGCCGGCGAATTGATGGAGAAGGTCAAAATCGAGCCGAAGCTCGCCGGCATCGACTGCCCGAACTGCGGCAAGCCGATGGTGGTTCGCTCCAGCCGATTTGGCGAATTCGTCGGTTGCTCGGATTATCCTGAGTGCAAGACGATCGTGCGGCCGGAGGCCGAAAAGATCGATGTCCCCTGCCCCAAGTGCGGCGGCGAGATCGTTCAGAAACGAAGCCGCAAAGGCGCGATCTTCTACGGCTGCAAAGAGTACCCGAAGTGCGACTTCGTCGCCTGGGGCAAGCCGACCGGCGAAGACTGCCCGACGTGCGGCTCGCCCGTCGTGGAAAATACTTATCGTGGCCGCGTCATTGGCGTCAAGTGCCATAACGCCGAGTGCGATTACAAAGAATCAACAAAGAAACCGTCCGAAGAAGCCGGTGAGAACGATGAAGCGGAGACCGAACCCGCTCCGCAGCGCGAGCTGGCGACGACGGCGCAAGGCAAAGGATAACTCAAGGGGATGTTCGCTCTGAACTTTTACACAGATCTTTATGGCGACGCGCTCAAGCGCGGCCGCAAGTCCGCGACGATCCGTCTCGGAGACAAAAGCGCGAAGTACGCAACCGGCCAGATCGTCTGGGTGACGGTCGGCCAGCGCTTCGCCCGGCGCAAGAAGCTCTTCTGCGCCATTCTGGACGCCGTCGAAGTCAAGGCGGCCAAAGACCTCTCGCCGCGCGACATCCAGCGTGAGAACCCCGAATTCCACACCACGGAAGACGCCATCACTCTGCTGTCGCGCATCTACGCCCGCGAAGTGAACGAAGACGAGACCGTCACCGTCATCTACTTCTCGCCCATCGACGAATACGAACTGTAATAAGCGTTTCCACCCCACTCTGATATTGACAGGCGGCTCACCCGCCTGTCAATACATTCATTGGTCGCCATCGATAGCTCCTCCTAATTCCGTAGGAACCCGGCATGTGCCTACAAGTATTTGTCGCCAGCGACGAGCCGCTCCCCCTGATTTCCTATGGACCGGATTCTCCCGTGTTTCAGACCGAACTTCTGGACGAGCAAAGCCTACCCGTGGTTCAATATTTCTCCAAACCATACGTGTATTATCTTAGTTCTGTCGGCGGATGTCCATGCGGCTTCGGCTATGGCCTCTACGAACTTGAAATTCTTGACGACCCGGACATCCCAGCGGAGATCAAGGCAAACGTTCAGGAAGGATATAATGCGTCACGGAGTTCTGTGCAGGCAATGAAGGCTTACTTGCGAATGGCGATACAAACTGGCGAAGCAGAAGTATACGCTTGCTGGATTGGTGATGAAGAGATAACTCCAGAAACACGATGCGAAGTCACGCTGGACCATTTCGGCGGTGAGGAATTCCAACTCGTAGAGCGACAGATTTTAACGGTGACGAGAGCGGCGGACGAATGAAGAAGAGTGACACCCTCATATTGCGGAGGCGCCGGGTATACTCTCACAATGACGTATGTGACAGTAATCGGCGGCGGTCTCGCGGGCAGCGAGGCCGCCTGGCAGGCCGCTGAGGCCGGCGCTAAAGTTCGGCTCTATGAAATGCGGCCGGTGAAACGAACGCCTGTCCACCAGACGGGCGATTTCGCGGAGCTGGTTTGCTCTAATTCCCTCAAGTCCAACAGTATTACCAATGCCGCCGGTCTTTTGAAAGAAGAGATGCGGCGTCTGGAGTCGATGGTTATCGCGTGCGGCGACGCCTCCAGCGTTCCGGCCGGCGACGCCCTCGCCGTGGACCGCATTCTCTTCGCGCAGGCCATCACCGCGCGTTTGGAAGGTCATCCCAACATCGAGATCATTCGCGAGGAAGTGACGGAGATCCCGGAAGACGGCGTGACGATTATCGCGACGGGGCCACTTACCTCCGAAGCCCTCGCGGGCAAGATCGGCGAGATTACGGGACTGACGCAGCTGCATTTTTATGACGCCGTGGCGCCGACCATCGACGCCTCGACGATCAATCGGGAGATCGCCTTCGCCGCCTCGCGCTACGATAAGGGCGACGATGACGCTTATCTCAACTGCCCGATGAACCGCGAGGAGTATGACGCCTTTTACGAAGCGCTCACTCACGCGGAGCTGGTGCCGCTCGCGGAGCACGAAGCGAAGACGCCTTACTTTGAAGGCTGTCTCCCCATCGAAGTGCTCGCCTCTCGCGGCCCCAAGACGCTGTGCTTCGGCCCGATGAAGCCTGTGGGCCTCACCGACCCGCGCACCGGCCGCTGGCCGTGGGCGTGCGTGCAGCTGCGCCAGGAGAACCGCGACGCCACGCTGTACTCCATGGTCGGCTTTCAGACCCGCATGAAGTGGGGCGACCAAAAGCGCGTCCTGCGCATGATCCCCGGGCTGGAAGAAGCGGAGTTTGTGCGCTACGGCGTCATCCATCGCAATACGTACATTCAGTCGCCGCAGCTTCTCAACGAAGCGCTGCAAATGAAGACGCGCCCAAATATCTTTTTTGCCGGACAGATCACCGGCGTGGAGGGATATGTGGAATCGGCGGCGGCAGGCATTCTCGCCGGCCGCAATGCGGCGCGCTTCCTGCGCGGCGAGCCGCTACTGACGCTGCCGGAGACGACGATGCTGGGGGCTCTGGCGCATTACGTGGCGCACTACGACGGCAAGGACTTCCAGCCGATGAATTCCAACTGGGGCATCGTCCCGCCGCTTCCCACTCGTGTCCGCGATAAGAAGGAAAAGGCGGGCATTATGGCCGAACGCGCGATGGCGGCTCTGGAGACCGTCCAGGGCCTAAACCTGCTGGCCCGTGTTTGACACTGCGATCGATGCGTTCTTAGAATCGCAGGCGAACGTACGCGGCGCCTCCCCCCATACCGTCAAAGCCTACGCCGAAGACCTGCGCCAATTCGCCGAGTACGCGATGGCGCAGGGCTGCTTCACTCCCGCCCAAGCCGAGCCGCCACTGCTGCGCGCCTACCTCGGCCATCTGCAATCCCTCGGCCTCGCCCGCGCCTCCCGCGCCCGCAAAACCGCCGCGCTTCGCTCCTTCTTCGGCTACCTGACCATGCAGGGCGTCCTCGCGCAGTCTCCGACCACCGGCCTGCGCACCGTGAAACTCGACCGGCGTCTCCCGAAGTTCCTGCGCACCGACGAGATCGAAAAGCTGCTCACATCCCCCGCGCAAAACCCGCTCGGCCTGCGCGACCGCGCCCTGCTGGAGATGCTCTACGCCAGCGGCATGCGCGCTGGAGAGCTAGTCATCTTGAATGTTGGGGATGTGGACTTCGACGAAGCCATTGTCCGTGTCGTAGGAAAAGGCGATAAAGAGCGCGTCACCCTGCTTGGCCGCGAAGCCCTTCAAGCTCTCACAATCTATCTCGCCACTAGCCGTCCCACACTCATCGAGCACGCCAAAGACGACGGCGCCCTCTTCGTCAACCGCTACGGCGGCCGCCTCTCCGACCGAGGCGTGCGCAAACTCTTTGACAAATACTGCGCCGCGGCATCCTCCACCCTCAAGATTACGCCACACGTCCTGCGGCACACCTTCGCCACGCATCTGCTCAACAACGGAGCCGATCTGCGACTGGTTCAAGAGCTGCTCGGGCACACAAGCCTGGCGACAACACAGATGTACACGCACGTCACCACCGAACGATTGCAGGAAGTCCACCGCGCCGCGCACCCGCGCGCGAAAGGCGTCCCCAACGGCGACTGAGGTACAATTCCCAACCGATGTCACACTCGGCGAAAAGCACGAAGTCGATATCTTGATGCAGGCGAAGTTTCGTGGCAAGGCGCAGAGTGATTTTCCAAAGCGGATGTTCCGCTACTTCGCGCGTCTCACCGAAAAGTACGACATCCCGATCTACCCGGTCGTCATCTTTTCCTACGATGCCCCGCAGCGCCCGGAACCTGATCGATACACAGTAGCTTTTCCCAACAAGACTGTGCTAAGATTCGAATACGATGTGATCCAACTCAACCGACTGCCATGGCGACGGTTTGTGAACCAGGAAAACCCGGTCGCCAGCGCTCTCATGGCGAAGATGAAGATGAGCGCGCCGGACCGCCCCAAGGTCAAAGCGCAGTGCTTGCGGCTGCTGGCGAGTCTGAAGCTTGATCCCGCCAAGTCGACTCTCATCGGTGGATTTATTGACAGCTACCTGGAGTTGACGGCCCAGGAGATGAAGCAATATGAGCGAGAGCTGGAACAGTTCGCTCCTGCGGAAAGGAAGGCGACAATGGAATTAATGACGACTTGGGGACGAATTGGCAAAGCAGAAGGCAGAATCGAAGGCAAGATCGAAGGGAAAAAAGAAGGGAAAGAAGAGCTGGTGGTTCGGATACTTCGGCGTCGCTTTGGCTCCATCTCCGCCGAGGCGATTCAACAGCTTGGTCTCCTCGCGCCAGAACAGCTTGGCGATTTAGGAGAATCTCTACTCGACTTTACCAGCATCACAGATTTGGATGAATGGCTTAAGCAAACCACGATCGCCGACCGCTTAAATTGAGCGACCGGCAATTTACGTTGCGCCCCTATTTTTCTTCAGCCATTCGTCTTTGAGGATGGCGTATAGATACTCGTCTGTCCACTCGCCTTTGAACCAGTAGCTTTGAAGGTGGTAGCCTTCCCGGCGCATCCCCAGCCGCTCCATCAGCGCCGCTGAGGCGATATTGCGGCAGTCCGCGCGCCCCACGATGCGATGCATATCGAGTTCTTGGAAGGCGTAACCGACCACGGCGGCGATGGCTTCGGTCGCGAAGCCTTGTTTTTGGTAAGGGCGGGCCAGCGTGAAGCCGATTTCCGCCTGGCGCGGCTCGCGGCTGTCGACTTCCAGATAACAATCGCCGATCAGCGCCGACGTGTCCGTCATCTCGATCGCCAGCTGCAATCCCTTGCCGGGCTCACCGCAGGGGAGCGTCTTCATTTCCTCGATGAACTGGCGGGCTTCTTCCTCACTGCAGCAGTTCCAGCTTTGAAAGCGCGCCACTTCGGCGTCATTGCGATATGCGAGAAACGCGCTGACATCCGCATCGTCAAAACGACGGATCTTCAGGCGTGGGGATGTCAGGCCGGGAAAGGTGTCCAGTGTCATAGCGTGTCCGTGGAAGAGCGTGAGGTCAGTTTAAGATCGCCTTGGCGGCGGCGGACGGCGTGCGGTCGACGACGCTGATCCTTCGGCCAATGCGCTCTTCGAACTCAGGGATTGTCATGTCATCCAGGAAGACGTCACGGTCGGGGTCGCGCAGCATAATTGCGGGAATGATGATGCGCTCGCCGAGCTCGTCTCCCATCGCGTTCAAGGCTTCCGTAATGTCGCGGCCCGTCAGGAGTCCGGCGACGTTGATGCTGCCCTCGAAAAAGGTATTGTGTACGGCGCAGACATTGACTTTGACATTCTCGACGGTGTTAAGCGAATCGGCAAGGCCGTTCAGGAGCGGCTCGGCCAGCTTGCCCGTGACCATCGTGGCGCTGCGCGGCGTCTTGACGCTCGCAGGCAGCTTCTTCGCGACTTTGCGCGCGTCGTCCATAAAGAGTCGCACAAGCCCCACCCCATCTTCGAGCTGCGGGAAGCCTTCGTATTGACGCGCGACGGGAATATCCACGCCCGCGTTAAGATAAAACTCATCGCTTAAAAACGCGAAGTTCGTGCCGAGTTCCTTGCGATAACGCGCGCGCCACTCTTCGGCCTCGGCGAGCAGCGATTTGCAGAATTCCGGGCTGCATGTCGTGAGCGCCGCCAGACGGTCGCGGAACTGAGTCAGACCGACGGGGACGATGGCGACGCTTAGCACGCCGCCGTAAGTTCCCCGCGCCTCGGGATGCAGTTGGGAAAGCTCGCGCACGGTCTGCGCGAGCTGTTCGCCGTCGTTGTAGCCCGGGCAAAGCACGACCTGGCCGTGGATTTGGATCTTTGCGTCGGCGAGCATCTGAAGGCGCGGCAGGATCGGCTCAGGGCCTTTGCGGCCCAGCATGCGGCCGCGCACCTCGGGATCGGTCGCGTGGACGGACACAAAGAGCGGTGAAAGCTTCTGATCGATGACGCGCTGAAACTCAGACTCGCCCATATTGGTGAGCGTCAGATAGTTGCCGTGCAGGAACGAGAGACGGTAATCGTCGTCTTTGATATAGAGCGACGAGCGAAGGCCCTTCGGCTGCTGATAGAGAAAGCAGAAGACGCACTTGTTCTTGCAGATATGAACGCGGTCAAAGAGATCGTCGCCAAACTCGATCCCCAAATCTTCATCATAACCCTTGCTGATGACAAAGTGCATTGGGCCGACATCGGGTCGCTCGACATCGAGCGTGATTTGTTCCCCGGCGGTCATAAACGCGAAGTCAACGATGTCCAGCACGGGGTTTCCGTTGACGTTGATCAGCACATCGCCGATTTTGACTCCCGCTTCCTCGGCGGCGCTGCCGGCGTCGAGAGTCAGAACGGTGGCGCGCTCGGCGCGCGGGCGCCGGATTACGCTATTTTCATCCGCCATCGGTAACGACAGCGTTTTATTGCGAACAAAGGTCTCAGAATTCATTGCCATAACGCCTTATTATACCGCAATGGGCTCTGGAACATCGGTTTGGGTACACTAAGATTGCAGACGACGGATTTATTTGCTACAATACTTTGTTGAAAGCGCAATATTTATTTGCAGGATGCGCAACTTTTTGCGCGACGCCGTGTCTCACTCGACAGGGGAAAGAGTTACCGCAGGATGCAGCCCGCCGCTAGTTCCCGTATGAGCCTCTCGATTATCTCGGCTCCCCGGCTCGATCCGGACGTCGCCCTGGTGCGTCAGTTCCGAGCCACGGGCAATCCGGCTGTTTTCGAGACGCTGTTTAAAAAATACCAGGCTCCCGTTTTTCATCTCGTATATCGCATGGTGAATGGCGAGGAAGCCTATGACCTGACGCAAGAGGTGTTTTACAAAGCCCTGCGCGCCCTCCCGGCGTTCAAGGGCAATTGTAAATTCAGCACCTGGCTCTTTACGATCGCCAAGAATACCTGTCTCAACCACATCCGCGAAAATAAACGGCGCGATGAGGTGGAAGACTTTTCACTGAATGAAGAAACGCCGCAGGGCGAATCAGGCCGCGACGTTCCCGACGAGGACGCCGACGTCAGCCGTATCGTGGAAATCCGCGAATTGCAGCGCGTCGTGGACAAAGTCCTGTCGCAGCTCACGCCTGAGCAGCGCCTGCTGCTGACGCTGCGCGATTTCCAGCAGCTCTCCTATGAGGAGATCGTGGAGATCACGGAGCTTTCGCTGGTGAACGTCAAGTCCAAGCTCCACCGAGCGCGGCTGGCGTTCAAACAGAAATTTCAGCCATATTTGGGTCTGATCAGTCCGGACCTCGGGACGAATTCGGACCGTTAAGCAATGCTTCGGGCGCATGGGGAATTTTATGTATTGATGGGAGATGTTGTACTGTGACCGAGCAAGAAGCACGCGAACAGTTTTCCGCGTATTTAGAAAATGAACTGGACCCGGAAGCGGCGGAGCGATTTCAGCGCTTTTTGGCGTCAAATCCCGGCTGCGCCGCCGAGTTGATCGACTTCGAGCATACGCTCTCGCTGATGCACCGGCTGCCCGCCCACGAACCCGCCCTGGACCTCTGGACGGAGTTCGCGCCCCGCATGGCCGGAGTGCGCGCCGAGATGAAGATGGGCGCGCGGCAGCGCTGGCGCTTCCGCTGGTTCAACTTCCTTTCGTCGCTCTCCGCGGGACTGATCCTCTATACACATGCCCTGGCGGAACGGACACATGTTCGCCTGGAGCGATATCTGCTTCAGGACCCGTTCCACCTCTACGAAGGACGCGGTGGCGATGGCAGATAATCGTCCGTTCGCACGCTTGCTTCGTCTCGCGCTCGCCCTTGTCCTGTTGATGTTATCTGCGTTCGCCGGCCTTACGCCGGCGAACGCGGATGCGCCGCGCGTACGCGTGGTCGAAATCCACGGCGCCGTCAACGCCGCGGTCGCCACATTTGTCGGCGAACAGCTGGACGCCGCCTGGAAAGACGGCGTCTCGGGTGTGATCTTCGACCTGGACACACAGTCCGGCGACGACGCCGCCGCGAACGCCATCAAATCCTCGATCATTTCCCATACGGCGTCTCTGCCGATCGCCGTCTATATCCACGACCATGCGCTCGGCGCGGGCGCGATTATTCCGCTGGCCGCCAAAACCGTCGTGATGACGCCGACCGCCATCATCGGCGGCGCTTCGGGCAGCGGCGCCAAGGCGGATTTCAAGGCGTCCGCCTCCGCGCTCGGACGCAATCCGGCCATCGCCGCCGCGTTTGTGTCCGCCGATGCGCCCCTTCCCACGCTGGGCGTCGCCAACAGCGGTGAGACGCTCACCATGACCGCGCAGCAGGCGCAGACGTCGGGGTTCGCCTCCGCCATCGCCACGGACGATTCCGGTGTCCTCGCGGCGATGGGCTTGCCGTCCGCCAGCATCGAGACGGCGCACTTCAGCGCCTGGATCGGCTTCGCGCGCTGGATTGTCCTGCCGTGGGTCACCATCTTACTGCTCGCCGTGGGCATCGCGCTGATCATCGTCGAGCTTTTGACTCTGCATACCTGGGGCATCGCCGGCATCGTCGGCGGCTTGATCCTGGCGCTGATCTTCGCCGCGCATATCGCCGTGGGGCATGCGTCCTACGTCGGCATTCTCCTGGTCCTCGGCGGCGTTCTCTTTCTTCTTTTTGAAACCCATATCTTCCCAGGACACGGCGTCTCGGCGATCATCGGCCTGGGCCTCATCGGCACAGGCATGTACTTCGCGC from Capsulimonas corticalis harbors:
- the topA gene encoding type I DNA topoisomerase; amino-acid sequence: MAKKLIIVESPAKTKTLKGFLGADYQVEASMGHVRDLPEKKLSIDIENDFAPTYVIIPERKDVVAKLKAAAKGADEVYLASDPDREGEAISWHLKEALGLKEPKRIQFNEITKTAVLAALQNYRTIDMDRVNAQQARRELDRIVGYKISPLLWRKVKKGLSAGRVQSVAVRLITDREREILAFNPVEYWTIGATLTPDTVKNKFDANLTERDNKKIEIPDQATSDKILSDLDGAEYRVKKVKKSEKRRNPSAPFITSTLQQEASRKLGFSAKRTMMVAQQLYEGLDVAGEGHVGLITYMRTDSTRIADEAQQSARAYIVTEYGAAYAPAQTKQYKKGGAAQDAHEAIRPTSIERVPDQIAKLLTAEQAKLYKLIWQRFLASQMAPAVFDVVTVDISARNYTFRATGSTVKFDGFLRVYREGKDDPNQVDDEDKQPLPALSDDQLLKLLQILPKQHFTEPPPRYTEATLVKALEEKGIGRPSTYAAIMSTIIDRKYVELEQKKFKPTELGTTVNDLLVKHFPSVLDIAFTAEMETKLDDVADGKEDWVAMMRSFYGPFAESLEKAGELMEKVKIEPKLAGIDCPNCGKPMVVRSSRFGEFVGCSDYPECKTIVRPEAEKIDVPCPKCGGEIVQKRSRKGAIFYGCKEYPKCDFVAWGKPTGEDCPTCGSPVVENTYRGRVIGVKCHNAECDYKESTKKPSEEAGENDEAETEPAPQRELATTAQGKG
- a CDS encoding ASCH domain-containing protein, whose translation is MFALNFYTDLYGDALKRGRKSATIRLGDKSAKYATGQIVWVTVGQRFARRKKLFCAILDAVEVKAAKDLSPRDIQRENPEFHTTEDAITLLSRIYAREVNEDETVTVIYFSPIDEYEL
- the trmFO gene encoding methylenetetrahydrofolate--tRNA-(uracil(54)-C(5))-methyltransferase (FADH(2)-oxidizing) TrmFO, which gives rise to MTYVTVIGGGLAGSEAAWQAAEAGAKVRLYEMRPVKRTPVHQTGDFAELVCSNSLKSNSITNAAGLLKEEMRRLESMVIACGDASSVPAGDALAVDRILFAQAITARLEGHPNIEIIREEVTEIPEDGVTIIATGPLTSEALAGKIGEITGLTQLHFYDAVAPTIDASTINREIAFAASRYDKGDDDAYLNCPMNREEYDAFYEALTHAELVPLAEHEAKTPYFEGCLPIEVLASRGPKTLCFGPMKPVGLTDPRTGRWPWACVQLRQENRDATLYSMVGFQTRMKWGDQKRVLRMIPGLEEAEFVRYGVIHRNTYIQSPQLLNEALQMKTRPNIFFAGQITGVEGYVESAAAGILAGRNAARFLRGEPLLTLPETTMLGALAHYVAHYDGKDFQPMNSNWGIVPPLPTRVRDKKEKAGIMAERAMAALETVQGLNLLARV
- the xerA gene encoding site-specific tyrosine recombinase/integron integrase, with protein sequence MFDTAIDAFLESQANVRGASPHTVKAYAEDLRQFAEYAMAQGCFTPAQAEPPLLRAYLGHLQSLGLARASRARKTAALRSFFGYLTMQGVLAQSPTTGLRTVKLDRRLPKFLRTDEIEKLLTSPAQNPLGLRDRALLEMLYASGMRAGELVILNVGDVDFDEAIVRVVGKGDKERVTLLGREALQALTIYLATSRPTLIEHAKDDGALFVNRYGGRLSDRGVRKLFDKYCAAASSTLKITPHVLRHTFATHLLNNGADLRLVQELLGHTSLATTQMYTHVTTERLQEVHRAAHPRAKGVPNGD
- a CDS encoding DUF4351 domain-containing protein, giving the protein MQAKFRGKAQSDFPKRMFRYFARLTEKYDIPIYPVVIFSYDAPQRPEPDRYTVAFPNKTVLRFEYDVIQLNRLPWRRFVNQENPVASALMAKMKMSAPDRPKVKAQCLRLLASLKLDPAKSTLIGGFIDSYLELTAQEMKQYERELEQFAPAERKATMELMTTWGRIGKAEGRIEGKIEGKKEGKEELVVRILRRRFGSISAEAIQQLGLLAPEQLGDLGESLLDFTSITDLDEWLKQTTIADRLN
- a CDS encoding GNAT family N-acetyltransferase, with the protein product MTLDTFPGLTSPRLKIRRFDDADVSAFLAYRNDAEVARFQSWNCCSEEEARQFIEEMKTLPCGEPGKGLQLAIEMTDTSALIGDCYLEVDSREPRQAEIGFTLARPYQKQGFATEAIAAVVGYAFQELDMHRIVGRADCRNIASAALMERLGMRREGYHLQSYWFKGEWTDEYLYAILKDEWLKKNRGAT
- a CDS encoding DUF512 domain-containing protein, translated to MNSETFVRNKTLSLPMADENSVIRRPRAERATVLTLDAGSAAEEAGVKIGDVLINVNGNPVLDIVDFAFMTAGEQITLDVERPDVGPMHFVISKGYDEDLGIEFGDDLFDRVHICKNKCVFCFLYQQPKGLRSSLYIKDDDYRLSFLHGNYLTLTNMGESEFQRVIDQKLSPLFVSVHATDPEVRGRMLGRKGPEPILPRLQMLADAKIQIHGQVVLCPGYNDGEQLAQTVRELSQLHPEARGTYGGVLSVAIVPVGLTQFRDRLAALTTCSPEFCKSLLAEAEEWRARYRKELGTNFAFLSDEFYLNAGVDIPVARQYEGFPQLEDGVGLVRLFMDDARKVAKKLPASVKTPRSATMVTGKLAEPLLNGLADSLNTVENVKVNVCAVHNTFFEGSINVAGLLTGRDITEALNAMGDELGERIIIPAIMLRDPDRDVFLDDMTIPEFEERIGRRISVVDRTPSAAAKAILN
- a CDS encoding RNA polymerase sigma factor; this encodes MSLSIISAPRLDPDVALVRQFRATGNPAVFETLFKKYQAPVFHLVYRMVNGEEAYDLTQEVFYKALRALPAFKGNCKFSTWLFTIAKNTCLNHIRENKRRDEVEDFSLNEETPQGESGRDVPDEDADVSRIVEIRELQRVVDKVLSQLTPEQRLLLTLRDFQQLSYEEIVEITELSLVNVKSKLHRARLAFKQKFQPYLGLISPDLGTNSDR
- a CDS encoding anti-sigma factor family protein, giving the protein MTEQEAREQFSAYLENELDPEAAERFQRFLASNPGCAAELIDFEHTLSLMHRLPAHEPALDLWTEFAPRMAGVRAEMKMGARQRWRFRWFNFLSSLSAGLILYTHALAERTHVRLERYLLQDPFHLYEGRGGDGR
- a CDS encoding NfeD family protein, producing MADNRPFARLLRLALALVLLMLSAFAGLTPANADAPRVRVVEIHGAVNAAVATFVGEQLDAAWKDGVSGVIFDLDTQSGDDAAANAIKSSIISHTASLPIAVYIHDHALGAGAIIPLAAKTVVMTPTAIIGGASGSGAKADFKASASALGRNPAIAAAFVSADAPLPTLGVANSGETLTMTAQQAQTSGFASAIATDDSGVLAAMGLPSASIETAHFSAWIGFARWIVLPWVTILLLAVGIALIIVELLTLHTWGIAGIVGGLILALIFAAHIAVGHASYVGILLVLGGVLFLLFETHIFPGHGVSAIIGLGLIGTGMYFALGGAQNGALYAISGSLLTTVGILVAFFIYLPRSRVWNKIGQPMMQTATEGYVASEDYTGYLGAVGEVTSDLRPSGIAEFQGIRMQVVSEGAFIPAGTPVEVVVVQGGRIVVAPTASSGYTAV